The Microbacterium limosum genome contains a region encoding:
- the hrcA gene encoding heat-inducible transcriptional repressor HrcA: MVSERGLQVLRAIVQDYVATHEPVGSKSIVERHAFGVSAATIRNDMAQLEDEELIAAPHTSSGRVPTDKGYRVFVDHLADIRPLSPAQRSAITDFLGDPGDLDDLLARTVRVLSQLTGQVAIVQYPSFARANVTHVELVAIAPARMLIVLVTDTGRVSQRIAALTAPLEDEDLPALRARLAALIVGHSVREAADRVEAFRAAGTAEAVGVDAALLSLCHVVAEELDEFRQDRLLMAGAANLARRESDFRGSIYPLLEAIEEQVTLLRLMGEMVADTQGLAASIGRENDPWGLGEASVVTSDYETSGAVARVGVLGPTRMDYPSNLASARAVARYLSRLLDEDENRR, from the coding sequence ATGGTCTCGGAACGGGGGCTCCAGGTCCTGCGCGCCATCGTGCAGGACTACGTCGCCACCCACGAACCGGTCGGCAGCAAGTCGATCGTCGAGCGTCACGCGTTCGGGGTCTCCGCCGCCACGATCCGCAACGACATGGCCCAGCTGGAGGACGAGGAGCTCATCGCGGCGCCTCACACCTCCTCCGGGCGGGTGCCGACGGACAAGGGCTACCGCGTCTTCGTCGACCACCTCGCCGACATCCGGCCGCTCTCTCCCGCGCAGCGCAGCGCCATCACGGACTTCCTCGGCGACCCGGGCGACCTCGACGACCTCCTGGCCCGCACGGTCCGGGTCCTCTCACAGCTCACCGGCCAGGTGGCCATCGTGCAGTATCCGTCCTTCGCACGCGCCAACGTCACCCACGTCGAGCTGGTGGCGATCGCGCCCGCGCGCATGCTCATCGTCCTCGTGACCGACACGGGCCGGGTGTCCCAGCGCATCGCCGCGCTCACGGCGCCCCTTGAGGACGAGGACCTGCCCGCGCTGCGGGCGCGCCTGGCGGCGCTGATCGTGGGTCACTCCGTGCGTGAAGCGGCCGACCGGGTCGAGGCCTTCCGCGCCGCCGGGACGGCCGAGGCCGTCGGAGTGGACGCGGCCCTGCTCTCCCTCTGCCATGTGGTCGCCGAGGAGCTGGACGAGTTCCGCCAGGACCGCCTGCTCATGGCGGGAGCCGCCAACCTCGCTCGCCGCGAATCCGACTTCCGCGGCAGCATCTACCCGCTCCTCGAGGCGATCGAGGAGCAGGTCACCCTCCTCCGGCTCATGGGGGAGATGGTGGCCGACACCCAGGGTCTCGCGGCCAGCATCGGCCGCGAGAACGATCCGTGGGGGCTCGGCGAAGCATCGGTCGTGACGAGCGACTACGAGACATCGGGGGCGGTGGCACGCGTGGGCGTGCTCGGACCGACCCGAATGGACTATCCCAGCAACCTCGCCTCGGCGCGGGCCGTCGCGCGATACCTCTCGCGTCTGCTCGACGAGGACGAGAACCGCCGCTGA
- a CDS encoding PhoH family protein, whose protein sequence is MVQLLGPQDRLLRVLETEHPEVDVHVRGNEITLSGASRAVEAARDLVDELLAMTKAGHALAPGDVSSSARILEGDAGRRPSEVLGEAILSTRGRVIRPKTLGQKEYVDAIEEHTIVFGIGPAGTGKTYLAMAKAVQALQRKEVSRIILTRPAVEAGERLGFLPGTLNDKIDPYLRPLYDALNEMMDPELVPKLMATGTIEVAPLAYMRGRTLNDSFVVLDEAQNTTPEQMKMFLTRLGFNTRMVVTGDITQVDLPGGSSGLRLVTRILNDVEDIHFARLTSDDVVRHSLVGKIVDAYSAYDERRTAARHEREQASEFANRAERHSSTRPLGPRDRQPKRGSR, encoded by the coding sequence ATGGTGCAGCTGCTCGGTCCGCAGGACCGCCTCCTCCGCGTGCTCGAGACGGAGCACCCGGAGGTCGACGTGCACGTGCGCGGCAACGAGATCACGCTCTCGGGCGCGTCCCGGGCCGTCGAGGCCGCACGAGACCTCGTCGACGAGCTTCTGGCCATGACGAAGGCCGGGCACGCCCTCGCGCCCGGAGACGTCTCCTCGTCGGCGCGCATCCTCGAGGGGGACGCCGGTCGACGTCCGTCGGAGGTGCTGGGTGAGGCGATCCTCTCCACCCGCGGCCGCGTGATCCGACCCAAGACGCTGGGCCAGAAGGAGTACGTCGACGCGATCGAGGAGCACACGATCGTGTTCGGAATCGGTCCCGCCGGAACGGGGAAGACGTATCTCGCGATGGCAAAGGCCGTGCAGGCTCTCCAGCGCAAGGAGGTCTCGCGGATCATCCTGACCCGGCCCGCCGTCGAGGCCGGCGAGCGCCTGGGGTTCCTGCCCGGCACGCTGAACGACAAGATCGACCCGTACCTGCGACCGCTCTACGACGCGCTCAACGAGATGATGGACCCCGAGCTCGTGCCCAAGCTCATGGCGACCGGGACGATCGAGGTCGCGCCCCTGGCGTACATGCGGGGCCGCACGCTCAACGACTCGTTCGTCGTGCTCGATGAGGCGCAGAACACGACGCCCGAGCAGATGAAGATGTTCCTCACGCGGCTCGGGTTCAACACCAGGATGGTCGTGACGGGCGACATCACGCAGGTCGACCTCCCGGGCGGCAGCTCGGGGCTGCGCCTCGTGACCCGCATCCTGAACGACGTCGAGGACATCCACTTCGCGCGTCTGACCAGCGACGACGTCGTGCGTCACAGCCTCGTGGGGAAGATCGTCGACGCCTACAGCGCGTACGACGAGCGCCGTACCGCCGCGCGCCACGAACGCGAGCAGGCGAGCGAGTTCGCCAATCGCGCCGAGCGCCACTCGTCGACCCGACCGCTCGGTCCCCGCGACCGCCAGCCGAAGCGAGGCAGCCGATGA
- the lepA gene encoding translation elongation factor 4, translating into MSPRAATPPQPAATAPEQLRNFCIIAHIDHGKSTLADRMLQITGVVADRDMRAQYLDRMDIERERGITIKSQAVRMPWETGGETFALNMIDTPGHVDFSYEVSRSLAACEGAILLVDAAQGIEAQTLANLYLALENDLHIIPVLNKIDLPAADPEKFALELANLIGGDPDDVLRVSGKTGAGVEELLDRIVRDIPAPQGDASAPARAMIFDSVYDSYRGVVTYVRMVDGKLEPRERIQMMSTRATHELLEIGVSSPEPTPTKGLGVGEVGYLITGVKDVRQSKVGDTVTTARKPAEEALPGYTDPKPMVFSGLYPIDGSDYPDLREALDKLKLSDAALVYEPETSVALGFGFRCGFLGLLHLEIVTERLAREFDLDLITTAPSVVYRVVTDTGAEVIVTNPSEYPDGRVATVSEPVVKAAILTPKDYVGTVMELCQSRRGTLLGMDYLSEDRVELRYNVPLGEIVFDFFDQLKSRTQGYASLDYEPAGEQEADLVKVDILLQGEKVDAFSSIVHRDKAYAYGLLMTERLKKLIPRQQFEVPIQAAIGARIIARENIRAIRKDVLAKCYGGDITRKRKLLEKQKEGKKRMKMVGRVEVPQEAFIAALSGDVETGAK; encoded by the coding sequence ATGTCTCCCCGCGCCGCTACGCCTCCTCAGCCCGCCGCGACTGCCCCCGAGCAGCTCCGCAACTTCTGCATCATCGCCCACATCGATCACGGCAAGTCGACCCTGGCTGACCGCATGCTTCAGATCACGGGAGTCGTCGCCGACCGCGACATGCGCGCGCAGTACCTCGACCGCATGGACATCGAGCGCGAGCGCGGCATCACGATCAAGAGCCAGGCCGTGCGGATGCCGTGGGAGACGGGCGGCGAGACCTTCGCGCTCAACATGATCGACACGCCCGGACACGTCGACTTCAGCTACGAGGTCTCCCGCTCGCTCGCGGCGTGCGAGGGGGCGATCCTCCTGGTGGACGCGGCGCAGGGCATCGAGGCGCAGACGCTCGCCAACCTTTACCTCGCGCTCGAGAACGACCTGCACATCATTCCCGTGCTCAACAAGATCGACCTGCCCGCTGCTGACCCGGAGAAGTTCGCGCTCGAGCTGGCGAACCTCATCGGCGGCGACCCCGACGACGTACTCCGCGTCAGCGGCAAGACCGGCGCGGGCGTCGAGGAGCTGCTCGACCGCATCGTCCGCGACATCCCGGCGCCCCAGGGGGATGCCTCGGCACCCGCTCGCGCGATGATCTTCGACTCGGTCTACGACTCCTACCGCGGCGTCGTCACCTACGTGCGCATGGTCGACGGCAAGCTCGAGCCCCGCGAGCGCATCCAGATGATGTCGACGCGGGCGACCCACGAGCTGCTCGAGATCGGTGTGTCCAGCCCTGAGCCGACTCCGACGAAGGGCCTCGGCGTCGGCGAGGTGGGGTACCTCATCACGGGCGTGAAGGACGTGCGCCAGTCGAAGGTCGGCGACACGGTCACGACCGCACGAAAGCCCGCCGAGGAGGCCCTGCCGGGGTACACCGACCCGAAGCCGATGGTCTTCTCCGGCCTGTATCCGATCGACGGCAGCGACTACCCGGATCTGCGCGAGGCGCTCGACAAGCTCAAGCTCTCGGATGCCGCCCTGGTCTACGAGCCCGAGACCTCCGTCGCTCTCGGCTTCGGATTCCGGTGCGGATTCCTCGGCCTCCTCCACCTCGAGATCGTCACCGAGCGTCTCGCCCGCGAGTTCGACCTCGACCTCATCACGACGGCACCGAGCGTGGTCTATCGCGTCGTCACCGACACCGGAGCCGAGGTGATCGTGACCAATCCGAGCGAGTACCCCGACGGCCGCGTCGCGACGGTGTCCGAGCCGGTGGTCAAGGCGGCCATCCTGACGCCCAAGGACTACGTGGGCACGGTCATGGAGCTGTGCCAGTCGCGCCGCGGGACCCTGCTCGGGATGGACTACCTGAGCGAAGACCGCGTCGAGCTGCGCTACAACGTGCCGCTCGGCGAGATCGTGTTCGACTTCTTCGATCAGCTCAAGTCGCGCACGCAGGGCTATGCGAGCCTCGACTACGAGCCGGCGGGGGAGCAGGAGGCCGACCTCGTCAAGGTCGACATCCTCCTGCAGGGCGAGAAGGTCGACGCGTTCAGCTCGATCGTCCACCGGGACAAGGCGTACGCGTACGGGCTCCTCATGACCGAGCGGCTGAAGAAGCTGATTCCGCGCCAGCAGTTCGAGGTGCCCATCCAGGCCGCGATCGGCGCGCGCATCATCGCCCGCGAGAACATCCGCGCGATCCGCAAGGACGTGCTCGCCAAGTGCTACGGCGGCGACATCACCCGCAAGCGCAAGCTGCTCGAGAAGCAGAAGGAGGGCAAGAAGCGCATGAAGATGGTGGGCCGCGTCGAGGTGCCGCAGGAGGCGTTCATCGCCGCGCTCTCCGGCGACGTCGAGACCGGCGCCAAGTAG
- the hemW gene encoding radical SAM family heme chaperone HemW, whose protein sequence is MAGPLPLGDPAPVDGALPGDLPLDPTRALGVYLHVPFCRVRCGYCDFNTYTAGELRGASAEDYPSEAGREVRLAARVLSDAGALRAASTVFFGGGTPTLLPAGSLTRMLEDVRAHIGVQPNAEITVEANPDTVTQVVADELAAAGVTRLSIGMQSAVPHVLAALDRTHDPAAVARAVGAARGAGLAVSLDLIYGAPGESLADWAASLSQAVELTPDHVSAYALIVEDGTALARRIRRGELAAPDDDLQADMYELADRVLADAGFGWYEVSNWARDDTHRSRHNLAYWRGDDWWGVGPGAHSHVAGLRWWNVKHPAAYAQRLQSGASPAAGRERPDAAATQLERVLLTSRIREGLPLEMLDAGARRSVAGLVADGLVSGEDAVRGRVVLTLRGRLLADAVVHALAG, encoded by the coding sequence GTGGCCGGACCCCTCCCGCTCGGCGATCCCGCACCGGTCGACGGCGCCCTGCCGGGCGACCTCCCTCTCGACCCGACCCGCGCCCTCGGCGTGTACCTGCACGTCCCCTTCTGCCGGGTGCGGTGCGGCTACTGCGACTTCAACACGTACACCGCCGGCGAGCTGCGCGGTGCCAGCGCCGAGGACTACCCCTCCGAAGCGGGGCGTGAGGTGCGCCTGGCGGCGCGCGTGCTCTCCGACGCCGGCGCGCTGCGTGCGGCATCCACCGTGTTCTTCGGCGGCGGCACGCCGACGCTGCTGCCCGCCGGATCGCTCACGCGGATGCTGGAGGACGTGCGCGCGCACATCGGCGTTCAGCCGAACGCCGAGATCACGGTGGAGGCCAACCCCGACACCGTCACGCAGGTCGTCGCAGACGAGCTGGCCGCCGCGGGGGTCACGAGGCTCTCGATCGGCATGCAGTCGGCCGTGCCGCACGTGCTCGCGGCGCTCGACCGCACGCACGACCCCGCCGCCGTCGCGCGCGCCGTGGGAGCCGCGCGCGGGGCGGGCCTGGCCGTCAGCCTCGACCTCATCTACGGCGCGCCCGGGGAGAGCCTCGCGGACTGGGCGGCGTCGCTGTCGCAGGCGGTGGAGCTCACGCCCGACCACGTGTCGGCGTACGCCCTCATCGTCGAGGACGGGACGGCGCTGGCGCGGCGCATCCGCCGGGGCGAGCTCGCCGCCCCCGACGACGACCTGCAGGCCGACATGTACGAACTGGCCGACCGCGTCCTGGCCGACGCGGGCTTCGGGTGGTACGAGGTGAGCAATTGGGCGCGGGACGACACCCACCGCTCGCGGCACAACCTCGCCTACTGGCGCGGCGATGACTGGTGGGGCGTGGGGCCCGGCGCCCACAGCCACGTGGCAGGACTGCGCTGGTGGAACGTCAAGCATCCCGCGGCCTACGCCCAGCGCCTGCAGTCCGGCGCCTCGCCGGCGGCCGGGCGGGAGAGGCCGGATGCCGCCGCCACACAGCTCGAGCGGGTGCTGCTCACCTCCCGCATCCGTGAGGGACTTCCCCTCGAGATGCTGGATGCCGGCGCGCGTCGCTCCGTCGCGGGGCTCGTCGCCGACGGGCTCGTCTCCGGCGAGGACGCCGTGCGCGGGAGGGTCGTGCTGACCCTGCGCGGGCGGCTGCTGGCGGACGCCGTCGTGCACGCGCTGGCGGGCTGA
- a CDS encoding DUF1990 family protein — protein sequence MRRGTFRDDTVDYAAVGATHSPDLMQYPPERSIAAERTIRIGSGQERFASAGEALLSWTAQKGAGLQLGDVRPASGPMYAGVGFDDEGNPVAPASTEAEQRFDAEGTPFAGAGTTVTVHGRVAGLRADAELRVISVTEEPRRIAFTIGTVSGSVVSGEEWFLIEWRGNDEVWFTVRAFDAPVALAYRLVRPLVRRRRRALFDGYVRAISPMYTTG from the coding sequence ATGCGGCGCGGGACTTTCCGAGACGACACCGTCGATTACGCGGCGGTAGGCGCAACGCACTCACCGGATCTGATGCAGTATCCGCCGGAGCGCAGCATCGCCGCCGAGCGGACGATCCGGATCGGATCGGGTCAGGAGCGCTTCGCCTCCGCGGGCGAGGCCCTGCTGTCGTGGACGGCCCAGAAGGGCGCCGGCCTGCAGCTGGGCGATGTGCGCCCGGCATCCGGCCCCATGTACGCGGGGGTGGGGTTCGACGACGAGGGAAACCCCGTCGCCCCCGCCAGTACGGAGGCCGAGCAGCGCTTCGACGCCGAAGGCACACCGTTCGCCGGCGCGGGCACGACCGTGACGGTGCACGGGCGCGTGGCGGGCCTGCGGGCGGATGCCGAGCTGCGCGTCATCTCCGTGACCGAGGAGCCGCGGCGGATCGCCTTCACGATCGGCACCGTGAGCGGCTCCGTGGTCAGCGGTGAGGAGTGGTTCCTCATCGAGTGGCGGGGCAACGACGAGGTGTGGTTCACGGTGCGCGCGTTCGACGCGCCGGTCGCGCTCGCGTACCGCCTCGTCCGCCCCCTCGTGCGACGCCGTCGGCGGGCGCTCTTCGACGGCTACGTCCGCGCGATCTCGCCGATGTACACGACCGGCTGA
- the holA gene encoding DNA polymerase III subunit delta, producing MATRTRRPAGARPASKIPQLPWRSPQPAPIVLVSGPEEVCAERAIAGLRDYLRAEDPSLEVSDVRADAYAPGTLLSVTSPSLFGEPRLVRVAGVEKCTDEFLAEAISYLSHPQEGATVVLRHTGASVRGKKLLDAIRSGTGGGVEIACAAVKRDSDRYDFAAGEFQAAKRRIAPAALRALTSAFADDLTELAAACQQLIADVEGDITEAVVQRYYGGRVETSSFVVADTAIAGRYGEALIALRHALASGADPVPMVAAFAMKLRTMARVVGVREGSASLAARLGMKDWQVDRARRDLVGWTEAQLGLAIQAAARADAEVKGASRDPVFALERLVTVVATRSPFGS from the coding sequence ATGGCCACGCGCACCCGTCGACCCGCAGGCGCCCGACCGGCCTCGAAGATCCCCCAGCTGCCGTGGCGGTCCCCGCAGCCCGCGCCGATCGTGCTCGTCTCCGGCCCGGAAGAGGTGTGCGCCGAGCGGGCGATCGCGGGGCTGCGCGACTACCTCCGGGCGGAGGACCCCTCGCTCGAGGTGTCCGACGTGCGCGCAGACGCCTACGCGCCGGGCACGCTGCTCTCGGTCACGTCGCCCTCCCTCTTCGGCGAGCCGCGGCTCGTGCGGGTGGCGGGGGTCGAGAAGTGCACAGACGAGTTCCTCGCGGAGGCGATCTCCTACCTCTCGCATCCCCAGGAGGGGGCGACGGTCGTGCTCCGGCACACCGGTGCGAGCGTGCGCGGCAAGAAGCTGCTCGATGCGATTCGATCGGGAACGGGTGGGGGAGTGGAGATCGCGTGCGCCGCCGTCAAGCGCGACTCCGATCGGTACGACTTCGCAGCCGGGGAGTTCCAGGCGGCGAAGCGCCGCATCGCCCCCGCGGCCCTCCGAGCGCTCACCTCCGCCTTCGCCGACGACCTCACCGAGCTCGCGGCGGCCTGCCAGCAGCTCATCGCCGATGTCGAGGGCGATATCACGGAGGCCGTCGTCCAGCGTTACTACGGCGGTCGCGTCGAGACGTCGTCCTTCGTCGTGGCCGACACCGCGATCGCCGGGCGCTACGGCGAAGCGCTCATCGCACTGCGGCACGCCCTGGCATCCGGCGCGGATCCCGTGCCGATGGTCGCGGCCTTCGCGATGAAGCTGCGCACGATGGCACGCGTCGTCGGCGTGCGTGAGGGATCGGCATCCCTGGCCGCACGGCTCGGCATGAAGGACTGGCAGGTCGATCGTGCCCGCCGCGACCTCGTCGGCTGGACCGAGGCTCAGCTGGGCCTGGCGATCCAGGCGGCTGCGCGTGCCGACGCGGAGGTCAAGGGCGCGTCCCGAGACCCGGTGTTCGCTCTCGAGAGGCTTGTGACGGTGGTGGCGACGCGCTCGCCCTTCGGGTCCTGA
- a CDS encoding alpha/beta hydrolase, with amino-acid sequence MTVQVVLVHGIRTSATMWRAQIAHLAERGIDAHALDLPGHGTRMGEDFTIDGAFETIDAAVREAARRGPVVLAAHSMGGLVSCEYVGAPEAPPVAAFVAASCTAVPRGPGLATYRALARRFDSLPDRGMRLTEMVLARTLPEETRDDFGAGGYAFDAQDIALRSLSVLDLTRALRRISVPTWFINGQFDQLRVNERLFRRLVPHAELIVVPRTSHLVTAMRPRVFNALLDLAIATVSPGADQPERTC; translated from the coding sequence ATGACGGTGCAGGTGGTCCTCGTCCACGGGATCCGCACGTCAGCGACGATGTGGCGGGCGCAGATCGCGCATCTCGCCGAACGCGGCATCGACGCGCACGCGCTCGACCTGCCCGGACACGGGACCCGGATGGGCGAAGACTTCACGATCGACGGCGCGTTCGAGACGATCGACGCCGCGGTGCGCGAGGCGGCCCGCCGCGGCCCTGTCGTGCTCGCGGCCCACTCGATGGGCGGGCTCGTCAGCTGCGAGTACGTCGGCGCACCGGAGGCCCCGCCCGTCGCGGCGTTCGTCGCGGCATCCTGCACCGCCGTTCCCCGCGGACCAGGTCTCGCCACCTACCGGGCACTCGCGCGGCGTTTCGACAGCCTGCCGGATCGAGGCATGCGCCTCACGGAGATGGTGCTCGCCCGGACCCTCCCGGAGGAGACGCGCGACGACTTCGGCGCCGGCGGGTACGCCTTCGACGCACAGGACATCGCGCTCCGCTCGCTGTCGGTGCTCGACCTCACCCGCGCCCTCCGCCGAATCTCGGTGCCCACGTGGTTCATCAACGGGCAGTTCGACCAGCTCCGCGTCAACGAACGCCTGTTCCGCCGGCTCGTTCCGCACGCCGAGCTGATCGTCGTCCCGCGCACGAGCCACCTGGTCACCGCGATGCGGCCACGGGTCTTCAACGCGCTCCTCGATCTCGCGATCGCGACGGTCTCGCCCGGAGCGGATCAGCCCGAGCGGACCTGCTAG
- the rpsT gene encoding 30S ribosomal protein S20 yields MANIKSQIKRNKTNEKARERNKAVKSELRTAVRRTRQAVASGDKATAEAALAKATKKLDKAVSKGVIHSNQAANRKSAIAKQVASL; encoded by the coding sequence GTGGCAAACATCAAGTCGCAGATCAAGCGCAACAAGACCAACGAGAAGGCGCGCGAGCGCAACAAGGCCGTCAAGAGCGAGCTGCGCACCGCCGTGCGCCGCACCCGCCAGGCCGTCGCCTCGGGCGACAAGGCCACGGCCGAGGCCGCTCTGGCGAAGGCGACGAAGAAGCTCGACAAGGCCGTCAGCAAGGGCGTCATCCACAGCAACCAGGCCGCCAACCGCAAGTCGGCGATCGCCAAGCAGGTCGCGTCGCTCTGA
- the ybeY gene encoding rRNA maturation RNase YbeY: MTIEITNESGVAADETKLLRLMEHHLAELHVSPEADVAIILVDEGAMEALHVQWMDEPGPTDVLSFPMDELRPGTEESPTPPGLLGDIVLCPQVAETQARDNGVSTEDEMLMLTTHGLLHLLGFDHAEPEEEREMFGLQRELLTSFALRERRRRRP, from the coding sequence ATGACGATCGAGATCACGAACGAGTCGGGCGTCGCGGCCGACGAGACGAAGCTGCTGCGCCTGATGGAGCACCACCTGGCCGAGCTGCACGTCAGCCCCGAGGCCGACGTCGCGATCATCCTCGTCGACGAGGGGGCGATGGAGGCCCTCCACGTGCAGTGGATGGACGAGCCCGGTCCGACCGACGTGCTGAGCTTCCCGATGGACGAGCTGCGCCCCGGGACCGAGGAGTCGCCCACCCCGCCGGGGCTCCTCGGTGACATCGTGCTCTGCCCGCAGGTGGCCGAGACGCAGGCCCGCGACAACGGCGTGTCGACCGAGGACGAGATGCTCATGCTGACCACGCACGGCCTTCTGCACCTGCTCGGGTTCGACCACGCCGAGCCCGAGGAAGAGCGGGAGATGTTCGGCCTGCAGAGGGAGCTGCTCACGTCGTTCGCTCTGCGCGAGCGCCGACGGCGCCGTCCATGA
- the dnaJ gene encoding molecular chaperone DnaJ translates to MADHYDVLGVARDASPDEIKKAYRRLARELHPDVNPGEEASERFKLVTHAYDVLSDPEQRQRYDSGGDAFGGAGAGFGGFSDIFETFFGGGGGGSRAARPRSRRERGQDALVRVNLDLRDVVFGTHRDLEVDTAVLCETCQGSCCQPGTQPVTCDICRGAGHIQRQVRSLLGNVVTNVPCPTCQGYGTTIPYPCSSCQGQGRVRSRRTVSIDIPAGVETGLRLQLPGSGEVGPAGGPNGDLYIEVSVAADDVFSRDGDDLLATLEVSMPDAILGTETTIESLDGPVDLEIRPGVQSGDILTIKGRGITPLRGSQRGDLRVGVQVVTPSRLDAKERALVEELRKRTKAPAPTLSHFHQGVFAKLRDRFRNH, encoded by the coding sequence GTGGCAGACCATTACGACGTCCTGGGCGTGGCGAGAGACGCGTCACCCGACGAGATCAAGAAGGCGTACCGACGCCTCGCGCGCGAGCTGCACCCGGATGTGAACCCGGGTGAGGAAGCCTCGGAGCGCTTCAAGCTCGTCACCCACGCATACGACGTGCTCAGCGATCCGGAGCAGCGCCAGCGCTACGACTCCGGCGGAGACGCGTTCGGCGGGGCCGGAGCGGGCTTCGGCGGTTTCAGCGACATCTTCGAGACGTTCTTCGGCGGGGGCGGCGGGGGCTCGCGCGCGGCGCGCCCGCGCTCGCGCCGGGAGCGCGGGCAGGACGCCCTCGTCCGAGTGAACCTCGACCTTCGGGATGTCGTCTTCGGCACGCACCGCGACCTCGAGGTCGACACGGCCGTGCTGTGCGAGACCTGCCAGGGCTCGTGCTGCCAGCCCGGCACGCAGCCCGTCACGTGCGACATCTGCCGCGGCGCGGGACACATCCAGCGTCAGGTGCGCAGTCTGCTCGGCAACGTCGTCACGAACGTGCCGTGCCCCACGTGCCAGGGGTACGGCACGACGATCCCGTACCCCTGCTCGAGCTGCCAGGGTCAGGGCCGCGTGCGCTCCCGGCGCACCGTCTCGATCGACATCCCGGCGGGTGTGGAGACGGGGCTGCGCCTGCAGCTGCCTGGTTCCGGCGAGGTCGGCCCCGCGGGAGGGCCCAACGGTGATCTGTACATAGAGGTCAGCGTGGCCGCCGACGACGTCTTCAGCCGGGACGGCGACGACCTGCTCGCGACGCTCGAGGTGTCGATGCCCGATGCGATCCTCGGCACCGAGACGACGATCGAGAGCCTCGACGGCCCGGTCGATCTGGAGATCCGCCCCGGTGTCCAGTCGGGCGACATCCTGACGATCAAGGGGCGCGGCATCACTCCGCTGCGCGGGAGCCAGCGCGGCGATCTGCGCGTCGGCGTGCAGGTCGTGACGCCGTCGCGCCTCGACGCGAAGGAGCGGGCCCTCGTCGAGGAGCTGCGCAAGCGCACCAAGGCGCCCGCGCCGACGCTCTCCCACTTCCACCAGGGCGTCTTCGCGAAGCTGCGCGACAGGTTCCGGAACCACTGA
- a CDS encoding 16S rRNA (uracil(1498)-N(3))-methyltransferase, whose protein sequence is MPLHFVVDAASTAHVGDVVALTGDEAHHAAAVRRVRVGEEVTLGDGRGAWLTGVCEAVAPREVRVRVRDRTLVPAAAPRIVLVQALAKGDRDELAVQAATELGVDEIVPWQASRSVSRWQGPKLVKGVARWSTIAREAAKQAHRAWIPPVATPLGTPGVIERAADARVLLLEPTAERALTALDWPRGEARDILLVVGPEGGIDGAEIDAFEAAGAEPVRMGASVLRTSTAGPAAIAVLSAALGRW, encoded by the coding sequence ATGCCGCTGCACTTCGTCGTCGACGCGGCCTCGACCGCGCATGTCGGCGACGTGGTCGCACTCACGGGCGACGAGGCGCACCACGCGGCGGCTGTCCGCCGCGTGCGGGTGGGGGAGGAGGTCACCCTCGGCGACGGACGCGGAGCGTGGCTGACCGGCGTGTGCGAGGCGGTCGCGCCGCGGGAGGTGCGCGTGCGGGTCCGCGACCGCACCCTCGTGCCGGCCGCGGCACCGCGGATCGTGCTCGTGCAGGCGCTCGCGAAGGGCGACCGCGACGAGCTCGCCGTCCAGGCGGCCACCGAGCTCGGGGTCGATGAGATCGTCCCGTGGCAGGCGTCCCGCAGCGTGTCGCGGTGGCAGGGGCCGAAACTCGTCAAGGGCGTCGCCCGATGGAGCACCATCGCGCGCGAGGCCGCGAAACAGGCCCACCGCGCGTGGATACCGCCCGTCGCCACGCCGCTCGGGACCCCCGGCGTCATCGAGCGCGCCGCCGACGCCCGTGTCCTCCTGCTCGAGCCGACGGCCGAGCGAGCGCTGACGGCGCTTGACTGGCCGCGGGGCGAGGCACGCGACATCCTGCTGGTGGTCGGCCCGGAGGGCGGCATCGACGGCGCCGAAATCGATGCGTTCGAGGCGGCCGGCGCGGAGCCGGTGAGGATGGGGGCGAGCGTGCTACGCACGTCCACGGCCGGACCCGCGGCGATCGCGGTGCTGTCGGCCGCGCTGGGACGCTGGTGA
- a CDS encoding histidine triad nucleotide-binding protein — protein MSDEPSIFTRILRGEIPAEIIAETEGAFAIRDIAPQAPVHVLVIPKSQEYRNVVELAAGDPQLLAEIVGLANTLAAELTGGDFRLVFNTGADAGQTVFHVHAHLLGGGLTEKSVGA, from the coding sequence GTGTCCGACGAACCCTCGATCTTCACCCGTATCCTGCGAGGCGAGATCCCCGCAGAGATCATCGCCGAGACCGAGGGCGCCTTCGCGATCCGCGACATCGCGCCGCAGGCGCCCGTGCACGTGCTCGTCATCCCGAAGTCGCAGGAGTACCGCAACGTCGTCGAGCTCGCAGCGGGCGATCCGCAGCTGCTCGCCGAGATCGTCGGGCTCGCGAACACGCTGGCGGCCGAGCTCACCGGTGGCGACTTCCGTCTGGTCTTCAACACGGGGGCGGATGCCGGGCAGACCGTCTTCCACGTCCACGCCCACCTGCTCGGCGGCGGACTGACGGAGAAGAGCGTCGGTGCCTGA